A genomic window from Alkalihalobacillus sp. AL-G includes:
- a CDS encoding septum formation initiator family protein — translation MVQRNGKVTALNENYVKEENLKQQRVVRRKKGLIRRLTAFGVLVVIIFTVMISTITSQSAVIAEKKEERQKAVERLQEVTKEKSQLKEEVNRLQDPEYIGEVARRDHSMSKPGETIFKVSED, via the coding sequence ATGGTACAGCGAAACGGCAAAGTAACTGCCCTTAATGAAAACTATGTAAAAGAAGAAAATCTCAAGCAACAACGGGTAGTCCGTCGGAAAAAAGGGTTGATCCGCCGTTTAACTGCGTTTGGTGTGCTTGTCGTCATCATTTTCACCGTCATGATATCTACGATCACCTCCCAATCAGCTGTAATTGCAGAGAAAAAGGAAGAGCGTCAAAAGGCTGTGGAACGATTACAGGAAGTCACGAAAGAAAAATCACAACTTAAAGAAGAAGTGAATAGACTACAAGACCCGGAGTACATTGGTGAAGTTGCACGCAGAGATCACAGCATGTCCAAGCCGGGAGAGACGATCTTTAAAGTCTCTGAAGACTAA
- a CDS encoding S1 domain-containing RNA-binding protein encodes MTIEVGSKLQGKVSGITHFGAFVELPDGITGLVHISEVADRYVKDINEHLSVGDEVEVKVINVDPTGKIGLSIKKAKEQPKQFKPRSDRPRGRGGKPRRPNTEIVSFEDKLNRFLKDSEDRLTSLKRQTESKRGGRGARRG; translated from the coding sequence ATGACAATTGAAGTGGGCAGCAAATTACAGGGAAAAGTATCAGGTATTACCCATTTTGGAGCATTTGTTGAGCTGCCAGATGGAATCACCGGGTTGGTTCACATCAGCGAGGTTGCCGATCGTTACGTAAAGGACATCAACGAACATCTATCAGTAGGGGATGAGGTTGAAGTCAAAGTCATCAATGTTGATCCAACTGGAAAGATCGGGCTTTCGATTAAGAAGGCAAAAGAGCAACCAAAGCAATTTAAGCCAAGATCAGATCGTCCACGTGGTCGAGGAGGAAAGCCGAGAAGACCGAACACTGAAATCGTATCCTTCGAGGACAAATTGAATCGTTTCTTAAAGGATAGTGAGGATCGTTTAACTTCTCTCAAAAGGCAAACCGAATCCAAACGAGGGGGGCGCGGTGCACGCCGGGGTTAA
- the yabQ gene encoding spore cortex biosynthesis protein YabQ — protein MTLTVQFYTILAMIGSGIWLGATLDTYHRFHPRGKRWNWLRFINDILFWVLQALIIFYVLLQVNRGEVRVIIFLALLCGFACYQGLLQSLYKRLLERIIKITIGIIRLIRRTFTILVYNPAKVILNLLVGFSKMIGRLLLSVLLFITGILIYPLKLIGRLLLRLIPKKIWTNLKGVAGIIRKSTNTVKSWIGKLRR, from the coding sequence ATGACACTCACAGTTCAGTTCTATACGATACTTGCTATGATCGGAAGCGGTATATGGCTTGGTGCAACATTAGATACGTATCATCGATTCCACCCAAGAGGCAAACGCTGGAACTGGCTACGCTTCATCAACGACATTTTATTCTGGGTATTACAAGCGTTGATCATCTTCTATGTTTTGCTGCAAGTGAATAGAGGCGAGGTTCGTGTCATCATTTTTCTCGCGCTTCTTTGTGGCTTTGCTTGTTACCAGGGCTTATTACAATCCCTTTATAAAAGACTGTTAGAGCGGATCATCAAGATAACAATCGGTATCATTCGTTTGATAAGAAGGACCTTTACCATCCTAGTTTACAATCCTGCAAAAGTAATATTGAATCTCCTCGTTGGCTTCAGTAAAATGATAGGTAGACTTCTATTATCCGTACTCCTTTTTATAACAGGGATCCTTATTTACCCATTAAAACTGATTGGAAGGCTATTGTTACGCTTAATTCCGAAAAAAATTTGGACAAATCTAAAAGGTGTAGCAGGAATTATAAGGAAGTCAACGAATACTGTGAAGAGTTGGATTGGAAAACTGAGAAGGTAA